In Candidatus Bathyarchaeia archaeon, the genomic stretch TCTCCACCTCCTCGATGAAGACCTTCACCTCATCGGGCAACGCTTCGTAGCTTTTAACATTCTTGCAAGTCGGGTAGACGACGTCCATCTTCGTGATGGCGATTTGAGTTGCGCCGTTTAGGTTTACAGCTCTCCTCGCTAAGTCGAAGTCGAAGGGCGCGGCTCTCCTCTCCCTTCCCGTTACGGTGCCATATTCCATCCACCCCCTCGCCAACACTTCTTCCCTCGGTAATTCTCCTTTTAACGGCCCTGCTCCCACCCTTGTCACATACGCCTTAAAGACGACGATGACCTCATCCACGGAGGTTGGACCTATGCCCACGTCGGAGCAGATAGCTGAGGCGCACACATCCTTAGCCGTACAGTAAGGATAGGTACCGTGGAAGAGGGAGAGGTATGTCCCTTGCGTACCTTCAACCAACACATATTCACCCGCACTTAAAGCCTCATGAAGCTCTCCAGCGACGTCCGCGACGTAAGGTTTCAGCTCTGGGATGTCCCGTGCGAGCTTAGCTATTCTATACGCCCTAGCGGCGCTGCAAGTGCCTATGCCGCTCTTGGTCGATCCTATCTTCTCCACGAGGTGGGTGGATTTAGCTTCCTCCTCAATATGTTTCTCCTCGATGATGGCGCATTGAGCGTCAACGCCCAGCCTATCCCCGCACCCAAGCCTCTCCACCTCCTCAAGTAAAACCCTTGGGTTCACCAGCACGCCGGGACCTATGAGTAGCCTAGCTTTCTCATAGACGAAGCCGCTGGGAACCATTCTCAGAAAATACTTTTTACCCTTATATTCGACCGTGTGGCCGGCGTTCGGACCCACACCTCCCCTAGCGATGATTGTGGGCCTCTCCTTTAACGCGAGATGGGATATTATCTTACCCTTACCTTCGTCTCCGAAGAAGCCCCCGACAAGTACGGTGCACGGCAAGCATTCACCACCGAGTAAACATCGCTTCGCCTATATATAAAAGAGTTAAATGCGATGGGTAGTTCGGCTATTTCGACTTGCGTTTGGTGGCAAGTGTATTGAGTTCGAGCAGCTTCATGAGTCAAATTTAAGGTTTTCGCAGTTTAAAACGCATTGCTTTAACGGCTGCGTGAAATTGAAAATTTTTATTTGAATAATTATTTGAATGAATGAAGAAAATTTGGAGGATATATCGCAGCTCGATGTATTGAGTTTTATAATAAAACTTTTTATCACGTTTATAGTAATGTTTTTCGGGATGGGAGGCGCCCGATAAAGTAATAAAAAAGCGTATCCCCTTCTAGAAACCTTTTCCTCCAGGCATCCCATCCCACCTAAATACATAACCCAGCTGGGAAAACCTGGGGCTTCTAAGGGGAAATTAGAACACATCAATTATCAATCCAACCCTCTTAAAATAGGTTCCACACTTAACCTCCTCCTTGATGTTTCCAGAGCGCTGGAGAATAGATTGAGGCTCCATTCAATTCAACATAGTCCAGTTAAAGTGCTCTCTTTTAACCACTTTCAACGTTTTTACTATTTTTAGGGAAATGTGGGCGAGAGAGCCTTAACACGTCACGTTTATAAAACGGTATAGGTGGACTGTCGTCGTATGAGTTTCAGCGACGTTAAGAGGGCTGTGTTATATCTTTCAGCTTTAGGCTCATTTCTCACCCCCTTCATGGGATCTTCGGTTAACGTGGCTCTTCCCGCCATTGGAGACGAATTCTTGATGGACGCGGTTTCTTTAAGCTGGGTCGCCACTTCCTACCTATTGACGGCCGCGATGTTTCTTGTTCCGATTGGAAGGATAGCTGACATTTATGGAAGGAAGATGGTTTTCACTTGGGGAGTTGTTATTTACACTGTTTCATCCGCTCTCTCAGCGACTTCCAACTCAGGTTGGACGCTCATAGCGTTTCGTTTTATCCAGGGTGTAGGTGGGGCCATGATTTTCGGCACAGCAGTGGCCATTCTCACGTCGGTTTATCCAGTCGGTGAAAGGGGAAAGGCCCTAGGAATCAACGTCTCCGCAGTTTATTTAGGGCTGTCTCTTGGCCCTTTTCTAGGCGGGTTTCTCACCCAACGTTTTGGATGGAGGAGCATATTTCTCGTCAATGTACCCTTAGGGGTGGTGACCCTTATCTTTACTTTACGGGGATTGAAAGGAGAGTGGGCTGAGGCGAAAGGGGAAAGACTCGACATGGTCGGCTCCGTGATCCTCGGTTTAACTCTCGCGCTTATAATGTACGGTTTTTCGTTGCTTCCCACAGCGGCAGGTGGCATGTTGATTTTAACCGGCTTGTTGGGTTTACTGACGTTTGCCGTTTGGGAGTCCTCTACGGAGTACCCGGTTTTAAACGTCAACCTGTTTCGAAGCAATGCGACCTTTACCTTCTCCAACTTAGCGGCGTTGATCAACTACAGCGCGACGTTCGCCGTAAGCTTCCTGTTGAGCCTCTACCTTCAATACATTAAAGGGCTGAGCCCCGAAAACGCTGGTATTATTTTGGTGTCTCAACCCGCGGTTCAAGCCGCCTTATCACCTTTCGCCGGCAAACTCTCCGACCGGTTGGAGCCGAGACTAGTGGCCTCCTCAGGGATGGCGATGACGGTTGTAGGGCTAATACTTCTCATGTTCATAAACGAAGACACGACGATGAAATACATCCTAACCAGTTTAATCCTTTTAGGAGCTAGCTTCGCCCTTTTCTCATCTCCTAACACGAACGCTGTCATGAGCTCCGTCGATAAAAAAATCTATGGCGTCGCTTCAGCGATCCTCGGCACCATGCGGCTTACTGGCCAAATGCTCAGCATGGGCATAGCCACACTAATATTCGCCATTTACATTGGAAGAACGCGAATCACTCCTCTAGAATACCCGATGTTCATAACCTCCGTGAAAATGGCCTTTACCATTTTCGCCGCCCTATGCCTCGGAGGAGTATTCGCCTCCCTCGCCAGAGGAAAAATAAGAAAGCAAGAAAGCCTCATCCAATAAAACCTCAATTCAGCCTCATCTTAGCTAGGAACAATTATCCATTCAAGGTTTAACCCTACCTGTGAAGAAGTTAATAATCAGGAGTTAAGCATTAAACTCGACCTCGAAGAAGTTAACGCTAAGGCGTTTAAAGTATCCGCTGACGATTTAAGCTATGGAGTTTCGTCATCCGATACAAACTTTAAATACGGTTTACTGGTTCTATTGCCCTACACACTTTAATGGTGTTTTAGATGAAGTTAGTGGATATCATGTCGATGAACCTCATAGGTTTGTTTCAAACAGTTCTAGTACCCGTGCTGATGATCAGCGGCATGGGACTTTTCATTCTAATTCTCCAAACGAGGTACGGAAGAGTGGTGGATAGGATCAGAGCAATAAACAATGAGAGGCTTGAATTGATTAAAAGGTCTGTGACGAAGAGACTTTCAAGGATTGAGAAAATTTGGAACGACTACAGGCTGCAAGACCTTCATAAGCAAATGGCGATTCTCGCCAAACGGGGGAAACTTTTGAAAGACGCATTGAAATATATGTTTATATCGATATTTACCTTCATTATCTCCTCACTTCTTCTATTCATTGAACAGGTAACTAATATCCCGTTATCCGTCGCCGTCCTCCTCTCCTTCAGCTACGGAATGCTGATGTTATTCATGGCCTGCGTAAACGCGATAAAAGAAGTAGGGGGCTCATTCGAAGCCGTAATGTTCGACATCGACACTCATGTTCCCCAGGAATACCGTATGAAGACTGAGTTCGGAACGTTCGGGGACTTGGAGGAAAAATAGGTGTAGGCGCATCATTCACACAGCGTTGAAACCGTTAAGAAGCGTGAAACGCCCCCACAAGGAGGCCTCTAGGCGTTTTCCTCAAACCATGAATTCAGGTGTCCGTAGGGTTCAAAGCTACGTTCTCTCGTCTTCCAGCTCCTCTGATGGATACTCA encodes the following:
- a CDS encoding DUF2721 domain-containing protein, with the translated sequence MKLVDIMSMNLIGLFQTVLVPVLMISGMGLFILILQTRYGRVVDRIRAINNERLELIKRSVTKRLSRIEKIWNDYRLQDLHKQMAILAKRGKLLKDALKYMFISIFTFIISSLLLFIEQVTNIPLSVAVLLSFSYGMLMLFMACVNAIKEVGGSFEAVMFDIDTHVPQEYRMKTEFGTFGDLEEK
- a CDS encoding MFS transporter, whose translation is MSFSDVKRAVLYLSALGSFLTPFMGSSVNVALPAIGDEFLMDAVSLSWVATSYLLTAAMFLVPIGRIADIYGRKMVFTWGVVIYTVSSALSATSNSGWTLIAFRFIQGVGGAMIFGTAVAILTSVYPVGERGKALGINVSAVYLGLSLGPFLGGFLTQRFGWRSIFLVNVPLGVVTLIFTLRGLKGEWAEAKGERLDMVGSVILGLTLALIMYGFSLLPTAAGGMLILTGLLGLLTFAVWESSTEYPVLNVNLFRSNATFTFSNLAALINYSATFAVSFLLSLYLQYIKGLSPENAGIILVSQPAVQAALSPFAGKLSDRLEPRLVASSGMAMTVVGLILLMFINEDTTMKYILTSLILLGASFALFSSPNTNAVMSSVDKKIYGVASAILGTMRLTGQMLSMGIATLIFAIYIGRTRITPLEYPMFITSVKMAFTIFAALCLGGVFASLARGKIRKQESLIQ
- a CDS encoding adenylosuccinate synthetase, which produces MPCTVLVGGFFGDEGKGKIISHLALKERPTIIARGGVGPNAGHTVEYKGKKYFLRMVPSGFVYEKARLLIGPGVLVNPRVLLEEVERLGCGDRLGVDAQCAIIEEKHIEEEAKSTHLVEKIGSTKSGIGTCSAARAYRIAKLARDIPELKPYVADVAGELHEALSAGEYVLVEGTQGTYLSLFHGTYPYCTAKDVCASAICSDVGIGPTSVDEVIVVFKAYVTRVGAGPLKGELPREEVLARGWMEYGTVTGRERRAAPFDFDLARRAVNLNGATQIAITKMDVVYPTCKNVKSYEALPDEVKVFIEEVETRTNRPVTLIGTGPGAEDIVDRRELLKK